In Kushneria marisflavi, the following are encoded in one genomic region:
- a CDS encoding flagella synthesis protein FlgN, with protein sequence MNDYANILNQIDEALGRFIDLLDREAEILDHHPVDIEALLQTCEHKGTSMVRLDQLERARSALLESRGLGADRATSDRAAIKLELNETWQRIIERTEAAAQRNRLNGFVIGRRLDFHSRALNFLQTAAGMTMYGPTGRQHNIGRSSTHLVG encoded by the coding sequence ATGAACGATTACGCCAATATCCTGAATCAGATCGATGAGGCCCTGGGGCGCTTCATCGATCTACTCGACCGCGAAGCCGAGATTCTGGATCACCATCCGGTTGATATTGAAGCCCTGCTGCAGACTTGTGAGCACAAGGGCACTTCAATGGTTCGGCTGGATCAGCTTGAGCGTGCTCGAAGTGCGCTGCTCGAAAGCCGAGGCCTTGGCGCGGATCGAGCCACCAGTGATCGAGCAGCCATCAAGCTTGAGCTCAACGAGACATGGCAGCGTATCATCGAGCGCACAGAAGCCGCTGCGCAGCGTAATCGCCTTAACGGATTCGTCATCGGCAGAAGACTCGACTTTCACAGTCGGGCGCTCAATTTCCTTCAGACCGCTGCCGGCATGACCATGTACGGCCCGACCGGTCGCCAGCATAATATCGGCCGTTCCAGCACTCATCTTGTGGGCTGA
- a CDS encoding flagellar protein FlhE, translated as MIKPRFASWLVVAAGLMGPIGCLQAATGGAIPVQVHIPDMAQKGWEYRVALSSADSAPAGSHLTELSWRYELTAKGILPEAWLCVPSECVALNMAQGSTAAFAGLPSSTPLSLHFVLPGKGMLKRPVRGGVAQVFVNYRLQD; from the coding sequence ATGATCAAGCCCCGGTTTGCTTCGTGGCTGGTCGTGGCTGCCGGGTTAATGGGGCCTATCGGCTGCCTTCAGGCCGCGACCGGCGGCGCAATTCCTGTTCAGGTCCATATTCCTGATATGGCACAGAAAGGCTGGGAATATCGAGTGGCATTGTCGTCGGCGGACAGCGCGCCGGCAGGCAGCCATTTGACCGAGCTCTCCTGGCGTTATGAGCTGACCGCAAAGGGGATATTACCCGAGGCCTGGCTGTGCGTGCCTTCAGAGTGTGTGGCATTGAATATGGCGCAGGGGAGCACAGCGGCTTTCGCCGGGTTGCCGAGCAGTACGCCGTTGTCACTACACTTCGTGCTGCCTGGAAAGGGCATGCTCAAGCGTCCTGTCCGGGGCGGGGTCGCGCAGGTATTCGTTAACTACCGCCTGCAGGATTAA
- the flhA gene encoding flagellar biosynthesis protein FlhA, protein MNALSALFSRGGLNQSSQLKFLAGPVLILMILSMMVLPLPPFLLDMLFTFNIALSIMVLLVSMFTTKPLEFAAFPAVLLFSTLLRLSLNVASTRVVLLEGHNGGDAAGKVIEAFAEFLVGGNFAVGLVVFVILVVINFMVITKGAGRIAEVGARFTLDAMPGKQMAIDADLNAGLIDEKFARERRKEIAQEAEFFGSMDGASKFVRGDAVAGILIMVINIVGGLVVGVAQHGMSVGDAAHTYTLLTIGDGLVGQIPALIISTAAGVTVSRVNTEQDVGQQLLGQLFNNPRVLYLAAGVIGLLGIIPGMPNIVFLLFTAMLGGLGWYLNKKKQEAASVEETQPVPAATTDSHEASWDDVQLVDPLGLEVGHRLIPLVDQNQDGELLKRIKSLRKKFAQEVGFLPPVVHIRDNLSLQPQQYRIALNGVLIGEGEAWPGQYLAIDPGQAMGNLEGRVTKDPAFGLPATWIDANQRDQAQMQGFTVVDASTVVATHLNHLLGEHASEMMGRSETQKLLDRLSKESPNLVEEVVPKLISLTTLTRILQQLLSEDVSIRDMRTIIDTLADHGGHTTDAMELTAAVRLALGRAITQQYFPGQEPAEVISLDVDLEKMLMQALNNGGALEPGLADTLIQQAETAVQRQEERGLPAVLVVQHGVRSLLSRFLRRRLPRLVVLSQAEIPEERQIRVTAIIGSQS, encoded by the coding sequence ATGAATGCATTGAGTGCACTGTTTTCCCGTGGCGGTCTGAATCAGAGCAGCCAGCTGAAGTTTCTGGCCGGCCCTGTTCTGATTCTGATGATCCTGTCGATGATGGTGCTTCCGCTGCCACCATTTCTGCTCGACATGCTGTTCACTTTCAACATTGCGTTGTCGATCATGGTGCTGTTGGTGAGCATGTTCACCACCAAACCGCTCGAGTTTGCCGCCTTTCCGGCGGTACTGCTGTTTTCGACACTGCTGCGGTTGTCTCTGAACGTCGCCTCGACGCGTGTCGTTCTGCTGGAAGGACACAATGGCGGCGATGCAGCGGGCAAGGTCATCGAGGCATTTGCCGAGTTTCTGGTCGGTGGCAATTTCGCCGTCGGCCTGGTGGTGTTCGTAATTCTGGTTGTCATCAACTTCATGGTCATCACCAAGGGCGCCGGACGTATTGCTGAAGTCGGCGCGCGCTTTACTCTGGATGCCATGCCCGGCAAACAGATGGCCATCGATGCTGATCTCAATGCCGGTCTGATCGATGAAAAATTCGCGCGTGAGCGGCGTAAGGAGATCGCTCAGGAAGCCGAGTTTTTCGGCTCCATGGATGGTGCCAGCAAGTTTGTGCGTGGTGATGCCGTGGCCGGTATTCTGATCATGGTGATCAATATTGTCGGCGGGCTGGTGGTAGGGGTTGCCCAGCATGGAATGTCCGTTGGGGACGCCGCCCATACCTATACGCTTTTGACCATCGGTGATGGTCTTGTCGGCCAGATCCCGGCTCTGATCATTTCCACTGCGGCCGGTGTGACCGTTTCTCGTGTAAATACCGAACAGGATGTGGGGCAGCAGTTGTTGGGACAGCTGTTCAACAATCCTCGCGTGCTCTATCTGGCGGCAGGCGTTATTGGCCTGCTGGGGATTATCCCCGGCATGCCCAATATCGTATTTTTGCTGTTTACGGCCATGTTGGGTGGCCTGGGCTGGTATCTGAACAAGAAAAAGCAGGAGGCGGCGAGCGTTGAAGAGACTCAGCCGGTGCCTGCTGCCACCACGGACAGCCACGAGGCGAGCTGGGATGATGTACAGCTGGTGGATCCGCTGGGGCTTGAAGTCGGGCATCGCCTGATTCCACTGGTGGATCAGAATCAGGATGGCGAGCTTTTGAAACGCATCAAGAGCCTGCGCAAGAAGTTCGCCCAGGAGGTCGGATTTCTGCCGCCGGTGGTGCATATTCGCGACAACCTGTCACTTCAGCCTCAGCAGTATCGCATCGCGCTCAACGGCGTATTGATCGGCGAAGGCGAGGCCTGGCCCGGCCAATACCTGGCCATTGACCCCGGTCAGGCAATGGGCAATCTCGAGGGCCGCGTGACAAAGGACCCGGCGTTCGGGTTGCCGGCGACATGGATCGATGCCAATCAGCGTGATCAGGCTCAGATGCAAGGCTTTACCGTGGTAGATGCCAGCACGGTAGTGGCGACCCATCTCAATCATCTGCTGGGTGAGCACGCCAGCGAAATGATGGGACGCAGTGAAACCCAGAAACTGCTGGATCGGTTGTCAAAAGAGTCCCCCAATCTGGTTGAGGAGGTCGTGCCCAAGCTGATTTCGCTGACGACGCTGACCCGAATCCTGCAGCAGCTTTTGTCCGAGGATGTCTCGATCCGTGACATGCGCACCATCATTGATACGCTGGCGGATCATGGCGGCCATACCACGGATGCCATGGAGCTGACCGCCGCCGTGCGGCTGGCACTGGGACGTGCCATTACCCAGCAGTATTTCCCGGGACAGGAGCCTGCTGAAGTCATCAGTCTAGATGTGGATCTGGAGAAAATGCTGATGCAGGCGCTCAACAATGGCGGGGCACTTGAGCCAGGCCTTGCCGATACCCTGATTCAACAGGCCGAAACGGCCGTACAGCGTCAGGAAGAGCGTGGTCTGCCGGCCGTACTGGTTGTCCAGCATGGCGTACGCTCGCTGCTGTCGCGGTTTTTGCGCCGCCGTCTGCCACGTCTGGTCGTGCTATCTCAGGCAGAAATCCCGGAAGAGCGTCAGATTCGGGTGACGGCCATCATCGGATCGCAGTCATGA
- the flhB gene encoding flagellar biosynthesis protein FlhB, with the protein MSGDSDEEKTEEPTARRLEKAREEGQVARSRELTTFLMLAVGAAGLALCMSWMGETLSGVMSDGLTFDADVARDPTRMMINVSALGGRALLAIAPILGIMGLVALMAPMALGGWLFSTKSIKVDIKKLNPGAGLKRIFSSQALAELAKTIAKSLLIALVAAYFIYSHQGELLGLAEESIQSAMRHMLLLVVFCCALILLAFIFVIIIDVPYQLWSHTKKLRMSREDIRQEHKESEGDPHVKGRIRQQQQAIARRRMMSEVPKADVIITNPTHFAVALAYKDDEMGAPRVLAKGADAVAAKIRELGEENRIPFLEAPALARSLYRHGELGREIPAALYTAVAEVLAWVYQLRRHRSEGGKTPKRPGHIEVPEEMAYTPSPSDDDDNED; encoded by the coding sequence ATGTCCGGCGACAGCGACGAAGAAAAAACCGAAGAACCCACGGCGCGGCGACTTGAAAAGGCCCGTGAAGAAGGGCAGGTAGCCCGTTCACGCGAGTTGACCACCTTTTTGATGCTGGCCGTCGGGGCTGCCGGCCTGGCCCTTTGCATGAGCTGGATGGGCGAGACGCTGTCCGGAGTCATGAGTGATGGGTTGACCTTTGATGCCGACGTGGCACGTGATCCCACTCGAATGATGATCAATGTGTCGGCATTGGGTGGGCGAGCCCTGCTGGCCATTGCCCCCATTCTGGGCATCATGGGTTTAGTGGCGTTGATGGCGCCCATGGCGCTGGGTGGATGGTTGTTTTCGACCAAATCCATCAAGGTTGATATCAAAAAGCTCAATCCGGGCGCCGGTTTAAAACGCATTTTTTCCAGCCAGGCGCTGGCGGAACTTGCCAAGACCATTGCCAAGTCGCTGCTGATTGCCCTGGTGGCGGCCTACTTTATTTATAGCCATCAGGGCGAGCTGCTCGGGCTTGCCGAAGAAAGCATCCAATCTGCCATGCGCCACATGTTGCTGCTGGTGGTCTTTTGCTGTGCCCTGATTTTGCTGGCCTTCATCTTTGTCATCATCATCGATGTTCCCTATCAGCTGTGGAGTCATACCAAAAAGCTGCGCATGAGCCGGGAGGACATTCGTCAGGAGCACAAGGAGTCGGAAGGTGATCCTCACGTCAAGGGACGTATTCGACAGCAGCAGCAGGCGATCGCCCGGCGCCGCATGATGAGTGAAGTCCCAAAGGCCGACGTCATTATTACCAACCCGACGCACTTTGCCGTGGCACTGGCTTACAAGGATGACGAGATGGGGGCCCCCCGTGTGCTGGCAAAAGGGGCAGATGCCGTGGCCGCCAAAATTCGTGAGTTGGGGGAGGAAAACCGTATTCCCTTTCTGGAAGCCCCAGCACTGGCACGCTCGCTGTATCGCCATGGTGAGCTGGGCCGTGAAATCCCCGCAGCACTGTATACCGCGGTCGCTGAAGTACTGGCCTGGGTTTATCAGCTACGCCGCCATCGCAGCGAAGGGGGTAAAACGCCAAAACGGCCCGGCCATATCGAGGTCCCTGAAGAGATGGCCTATACCCCGTCACCCTCGGATGACGATGACAATGAAGACTAA
- the flgM gene encoding flagellar biosynthesis anti-sigma factor FlgM — translation MKIDSNNGSINRIASPAPASRVNTPEAAKTEQSAATRWVPSSAHDGSHDIDTVRVNELRQAIRDGSFEVDTGKIADGLIASAQELLSNKG, via the coding sequence ATGAAAATTGACAGTAACAACGGTTCCATCAACCGAATTGCCAGCCCGGCACCGGCATCTCGTGTTAACACACCCGAGGCCGCAAAGACCGAGCAGAGCGCCGCGACACGCTGGGTACCCTCCAGCGCTCACGATGGCTCGCACGACATTGATACGGTACGTGTCAACGAACTGCGTCAGGCCATTCGCGATGGCAGCTTTGAGGTTGATACCGGAAAAATTGCCGACGGTCTGATCGCAAGCGCGCAGGAGCTGCTTTCGAACAAGGGCTAA
- a CDS encoding protein-glutamate methylesterase/protein-glutamine glutaminase, whose protein sequence is MSKIKVLCVDDSALIRSLISEIINQEPDMEVVATAPDPLVARDLIKRTNPDVLTLDVEMPRMDGLDFLERLMRLRPMPVVMVSSLTERGSEITMRALELGAVDFVTKPQLGIREGMAEYAHAITDKIRAASKARLKVAQPSSNPAPAALRAPLYSSEKLLIVGASTGGTEAIREFLMPLPSDSPAILITQHMPAGFTKSFAARLDSLCRISVREAVHGERVLPGHAYLAPGGEAHLRLVRSGANYVISLDHEAPINRHRPSVDALFESAAISAGKNAIGVLLTGMGKDGAQGLLKMREAGAWTLAQDEASCVVFGMPREAIALGAACEVVPITSMCERALAQLGGNNRQALRV, encoded by the coding sequence GTGAGCAAGATCAAGGTATTGTGTGTTGACGACTCGGCACTGATCCGAAGCCTGATCAGCGAAATCATCAATCAGGAGCCCGATATGGAAGTGGTCGCCACGGCCCCGGATCCATTGGTGGCTCGTGATCTGATCAAGCGGACCAATCCCGACGTGCTGACGCTGGATGTCGAAATGCCGCGCATGGATGGACTGGATTTTCTGGAAAGACTCATGCGTCTACGCCCCATGCCAGTCGTTATGGTCTCCTCCCTGACGGAGCGGGGATCGGAAATCACCATGCGGGCGCTCGAACTCGGTGCGGTGGACTTTGTTACCAAGCCTCAGCTGGGCATTCGTGAGGGTATGGCCGAGTACGCGCATGCCATCACCGACAAGATCCGTGCGGCCTCAAAAGCCAGGCTCAAGGTGGCTCAGCCTTCATCGAATCCTGCGCCGGCCGCGCTTCGTGCACCGCTGTATTCCAGCGAGAAACTTTTGATCGTTGGGGCCTCCACGGGCGGCACGGAAGCCATCCGAGAATTTCTGATGCCACTGCCTTCGGACAGCCCGGCGATATTGATCACCCAGCACATGCCGGCCGGATTTACCAAATCCTTTGCCGCACGTCTGGACAGCCTGTGTCGCATCAGTGTGCGAGAAGCTGTACATGGTGAGCGTGTGTTGCCCGGCCATGCCTACCTCGCACCCGGTGGTGAGGCGCATCTGCGTCTGGTTCGAAGCGGTGCCAACTATGTCATTTCGCTGGACCATGAAGCGCCCATCAATCGCCACAGGCCTTCCGTTGACGCGCTGTTTGAATCTGCCGCCATCAGTGCCGGCAAAAATGCCATCGGTGTGCTGTTGACCGGCATGGGCAAGGATGGTGCTCAGGGGCTCTTGAAGATGCGTGAAGCCGGTGCCTGGACGCTGGCCCAGGATGAGGCCAGCTGTGTGGTATTTGGCATGCCGCGTGAAGCCATCGCGCTGGGCGCTGCATGTGAGGTTGTGCCCATTACCAGCATGTGCGAGCGGGCGCTGGCACAGCTGGGTGGCAACAATCGTCAGGCGCTGCGCGTCTAG
- a CDS encoding chemotaxis protein CheD (catalyzes the conversion of glutamine residues to glutamate on methyl-accepting chemotaxis receptors) has protein sequence MKFREQEGLANHFYFDRDDSLDAVKLLPSEYYVASKPMVLSTVLGSCVSACVRDSVAGVGGMNHYMLPGDGSHDTSGPKLRYGEHAMRTLIDEICRLGGRRDRLEAKVFGGGMVIAGMASRIGFANAEFVMAWLDRENIRVLAQDLNGSHARRVHYLPGTGQVRVRRLNGSDTVCRREKTLINALVEDAVHPLVAAAGMKGAGR, from the coding sequence ATGAAATTTCGCGAGCAGGAAGGCCTGGCCAACCACTTTTACTTTGACCGTGATGACAGTCTTGACGCCGTCAAGCTGTTGCCGAGCGAGTATTACGTGGCTTCAAAACCCATGGTGCTGTCGACGGTGCTGGGCTCCTGCGTTTCTGCGTGTGTTCGCGACAGTGTCGCAGGTGTCGGTGGCATGAATCACTACATGCTGCCCGGAGATGGCAGCCATGACACCAGTGGGCCGAAACTGCGCTATGGCGAACATGCCATGCGTACCCTGATCGACGAAATCTGTCGGCTGGGCGGTCGTCGCGACAGGCTGGAAGCCAAGGTGTTCGGGGGCGGTATGGTCATTGCCGGTATGGCATCGCGCATCGGATTTGCCAATGCCGAGTTTGTCATGGCGTGGCTTGATCGTGAAAACATTCGTGTGCTTGCGCAGGACCTCAATGGTAGCCATGCACGTCGCGTGCACTATCTGCCGGGAACGGGTCAGGTAAGGGTCAGGCGTCTCAACGGTAGTGACACGGTCTGTCGTCGTGAAAAGACGTTGATCAATGCGCTGGTTGAAGATGCAGTTCATCCGCTGGTCGCGGCTGCAGGCATGAAAGGAGCAGGACGGTGA
- the cheY gene encoding chemotaxis response regulator CheY, with protein MADKNIHILVVDDFPTMRRIVRNLLKELGFNNVDEAEDGVDGLAKLRSDSFGFVVSDWNMPNLDGLEMLKQIRADDSLKHLPVLMVTAEAKKENIIAAAQAGANGYVVKPFTAATLEEKLNKIFEKLDK; from the coding sequence ATGGCTGACAAGAACATTCACATTCTGGTGGTAGATGACTTTCCTACCATGCGTCGTATCGTACGCAATCTCCTCAAGGAGCTTGGCTTCAACAATGTCGATGAAGCCGAAGACGGCGTCGATGGTCTGGCCAAGCTGCGCAGCGACAGCTTTGGATTTGTGGTCTCTGACTGGAACATGCCCAACCTGGACGGTCTGGAAATGCTCAAGCAGATTCGCGCCGATGACAGTCTCAAGCACCTGCCGGTGCTGATGGTGACGGCAGAAGCCAAAAAGGAAAACATCATTGCAGCGGCACAGGCCGGCGCCAATGGTTACGTGGTTAAACCCTTTACCGCCGCAACGCTCGAAGAAAAGCTGAACAAGATCTTCGAAAAGCTCGATAAATAA
- the cheZ gene encoding protein phosphatase CheZ, which produces MTANAKPQNVDDTIPPDLIARIGHLTRALRDNMRELGLDKEVEKAAQAIPDSRDRLSYIASMTEQAAERSLNAIEIAQPIQDSIEKQSAELAGRWDQWFDKPLEQAEARDLVGDTRAYLEWVPVQTRATQSQLMEVMMAQDFQDLTGQVIKKMMEVIREIERELLQVLIDNMPSEAMRERAREGSSKPASEGLLNGPQIKTEGRTDIVTDQSQVDDLLDSLGF; this is translated from the coding sequence ATGACAGCCAATGCCAAACCGCAGAACGTCGATGATACGATCCCGCCGGACCTTATCGCCAGGATTGGTCATCTGACCCGAGCGCTGCGTGACAACATGCGAGAGCTCGGCCTGGACAAGGAAGTCGAGAAGGCCGCCCAGGCCATCCCCGATTCCCGCGATCGCCTGAGTTATATCGCCTCGATGACCGAGCAGGCTGCCGAGCGCTCGCTTAATGCGATCGAAATTGCTCAGCCCATTCAGGACAGCATCGAAAAACAGTCGGCCGAGCTGGCAGGGCGCTGGGATCAGTGGTTCGACAAGCCGCTTGAGCAGGCTGAAGCACGTGATCTGGTCGGGGACACTCGTGCTTATCTTGAATGGGTGCCGGTACAGACCCGGGCCACCCAGAGTCAGTTGATGGAAGTCATGATGGCTCAGGATTTTCAGGATCTGACCGGTCAGGTTATCAAGAAAATGATGGAGGTCATCCGCGAGATCGAACGTGAGCTTTTGCAGGTGCTGATTGACAATATGCCGTCTGAAGCCATGCGCGAGCGTGCCAGGGAAGGAAGCAGCAAGCCTGCCTCGGAAGGGCTGCTCAATGGGCCGCAGATCAAGACAGAAGGGCGTACCGATATCGTGACCGATCAGTCACAGGTCGACGACCTGCTCGACAGTCTGGGATTTTAA